A part of Variovorax sp. HW608 genomic DNA contains:
- the kdpC gene encoding potassium-transporting ATPase subunit KdpC: protein MKDIFRPAIVLFVLLSAITGIVYPFVVTGVARTAFPAQAGGSLVLRDGKPVGSTLIGQNFSDPKHFWGRPSATAPMPYNGGSSGGANQGPLNPALADAVKARIEALRAADPGNTVPVPIDLVTASASGLDPDISPAAARYQAPRIARARNLPVEQVLAMIDARSEKPVFGLFGEPRVNVLALNLALDAQPAP from the coding sequence ATGAAAGACATCTTCCGTCCCGCCATCGTGCTCTTCGTGCTGCTCAGCGCGATCACGGGCATCGTCTATCCCTTCGTCGTGACCGGCGTCGCGCGAACCGCGTTTCCCGCGCAGGCGGGCGGCAGCCTCGTCCTGCGCGACGGCAAGCCGGTCGGCTCGACCTTGATCGGCCAGAACTTCAGCGACCCCAAGCACTTCTGGGGCCGTCCTTCGGCCACCGCACCGATGCCCTACAACGGCGGCTCGTCGGGCGGCGCCAACCAGGGGCCGCTCAATCCGGCGCTCGCGGACGCGGTCAAGGCCCGCATCGAGGCGCTGCGCGCGGCCGACCCGGGCAACACGGTGCCGGTGCCGATCGACCTGGTCACCGCCTCGGCGAGCGGCCTCGATCCGGACATCAGTCCGGCCGCCGCGCGCTACCAGGCGCCCCGCATCGCGCGTGCACGCAACCTGCCGGTGGAGCAGGTGCTGGCGATGATCGATGCACGCAGCGAGAAGCCCGTGTTCGGCCTGTTCGGCGAACCGCGCGTGAACGTGCTGGCGCTGAATCTCGCACTCGATGCGCAACCCGCGCCCTGA
- the kdpB gene encoding potassium-transporting ATPase subunit KdpB produces MNKMKTKISLSLFDAALVRPALWAAVTKLSPRVQWRNPVMFIVYIGSILTTVLWVHSLGYPGDTGMSPAFVLAVSIWLWFTVLFANFAEALAEGRSKAQAASLRGLRKDTWAKKLADPRHGAKWLPVKATDLRRDDVVLVETHDVIPLDGEVIEGVASVDESAITGESAPVVRESGGDFSAVTGGTRVLSDWLVVRISVNPGESFLDRMIGMVEAAKRQKTPNEIALTILLVALTMVFLVVTATLLPYSVFSVGAAGAGTVVSLTALVALLVCLIPTTIGGLLSAVGVAGMSRMMQANVIATSGRAVEAAGDVDVLLLDKTGTITHGSRQASAFITAPGVSQERLARAALLASLTDETPEGRSIVELARRGGTADAPVQGAHVVPFTAQTRMSGVDLPAPSNSLDAHPTVLRKGAVDAVRRHIEALGGMMPAVLVDAADAVARRGSTPLAVAEGERVLGVVELKDIVKTGIRERFAELRRMGIKTVMITGDNKLTAAAIAAEAGVDDFLAEATPEDKLRLIRGYQADGRLVAMTGDGTNDAPALAQADVAVAMGSGTQAAKEAGNMVDLDSNPTKLLEVVETGKALLMTRGSLTTFSIANDVAKYFAIIPAIFVSTYPQLGALNVMRLASPSSAILSAVIFNAVVIVFLIPLALKGVRYRPVGAAALLRRNLAIYGLGGLIVPFIGIKLIDWLLVAVGLV; encoded by the coding sequence ATGAACAAGATGAAAACGAAGATCTCGCTCTCCCTGTTCGATGCCGCGCTCGTCAGGCCGGCTCTCTGGGCCGCCGTCACCAAGCTGAGCCCGCGCGTGCAATGGCGCAATCCGGTGATGTTCATCGTCTACATCGGCAGCATCCTGACGACAGTGCTGTGGGTGCATTCGCTGGGCTATCCCGGCGACACCGGCATGTCGCCGGCCTTCGTGCTCGCGGTGTCGATCTGGCTGTGGTTCACGGTGCTGTTCGCCAACTTCGCCGAAGCGCTGGCCGAGGGCCGCAGCAAGGCGCAGGCCGCTTCGCTGCGCGGCCTGCGCAAGGACACCTGGGCCAAGAAGCTGGCCGACCCCCGGCACGGCGCCAAGTGGCTGCCGGTGAAAGCGACCGACCTGCGCCGCGACGACGTGGTGCTGGTCGAGACGCACGACGTGATCCCGCTCGACGGCGAAGTGATCGAAGGCGTGGCCTCGGTCGACGAGAGCGCGATCACCGGCGAATCCGCACCGGTGGTGCGCGAATCGGGCGGCGACTTCTCGGCCGTCACCGGCGGCACGCGGGTGCTGTCGGACTGGCTCGTGGTGCGCATCTCGGTCAACCCGGGCGAATCCTTCCTCGACCGCATGATCGGCATGGTCGAGGCCGCCAAGCGCCAGAAGACGCCGAACGAGATCGCGCTCACCATCCTGCTGGTGGCGCTCACGATGGTGTTCCTGGTCGTCACCGCGACGCTCCTGCCCTACTCGGTGTTCAGTGTCGGCGCAGCGGGGGCGGGCACGGTGGTGTCGCTCACCGCGCTGGTCGCGCTGCTCGTGTGCCTGATCCCGACCACCATCGGCGGGCTGCTCTCGGCGGTCGGCGTGGCCGGCATGAGCCGCATGATGCAGGCCAACGTGATCGCCACCTCGGGCCGCGCGGTCGAGGCCGCGGGTGACGTCGACGTGCTGCTGCTGGACAAGACCGGCACCATCACCCACGGCAGCCGGCAGGCCAGCGCCTTCATCACGGCGCCCGGCGTGTCGCAGGAGCGCCTTGCGCGCGCCGCGCTGCTGGCATCGCTGACGGACGAGACACCCGAGGGCCGCAGCATCGTGGAACTCGCGCGGCGCGGCGGCACCGCCGATGCGCCGGTGCAAGGCGCGCATGTCGTGCCCTTCACCGCGCAGACGCGCATGAGCGGTGTCGATCTTCCGGCGCCATCGAACAGCCTCGATGCGCATCCGACCGTGCTACGCAAGGGGGCGGTGGATGCAGTGCGCCGCCACATCGAAGCGCTCGGCGGCATGATGCCGGCCGTGCTGGTGGATGCGGCGGACGCGGTCGCACGGCGCGGCAGCACGCCGCTCGCGGTGGCCGAGGGCGAGCGCGTGCTCGGCGTGGTCGAGCTCAAGGACATCGTGAAGACCGGCATCCGCGAACGCTTCGCCGAACTGCGCCGCATGGGCATCAAGACGGTGATGATCACCGGCGACAACAAGCTCACCGCCGCGGCGATCGCGGCCGAGGCGGGCGTCGACGACTTCCTCGCCGAAGCCACGCCCGAGGACAAGCTCAGGCTGATCCGCGGCTACCAGGCCGACGGCCGGCTCGTCGCGATGACCGGCGACGGCACCAACGATGCGCCCGCGCTCGCGCAGGCCGACGTGGCGGTCGCGATGGGCAGCGGCACGCAGGCCGCGAAGGAGGCGGGCAACATGGTCGATCTCGATTCGAATCCGACCAAGCTGCTCGAAGTGGTCGAGACCGGCAAGGCGCTGCTGATGACGCGCGGCTCGCTCACCACCTTCTCGATCGCCAACGACGTGGCGAAGTACTTCGCGATCATCCCGGCAATCTTCGTCTCGACCTATCCGCAGCTGGGCGCGCTCAACGTGATGCGGCTCGCGAGCCCGTCGTCGGCGATCCTGTCGGCGGTGATCTTCAACGCGGTGGTGATCGTGTTCCTGATCCCGCTCGCGCTGAAGGGCGTGCGCTATCGGCCGGTGGGGGCGGCAGCGCTGTTGCGGCGCAATCTGGCGATCTACGGCCTGGGCGGCCTGATCGTTCCCTTCATCGGCATCAAGCTCATCGACTGGCTGCTCGTCGCGGTCGGACTGGTCTGA
- the kdpA gene encoding potassium-transporting ATPase subunit KdpA, translating into MNASAWALLGLYLVVLGVLAWPLGRYLAAMCEGRLPGWMQAAEAPLYRLAGTSPDRSMHWRSYAIALLAFNTLGALAVYALQRLQAWLPLNPAAMAAVSPDSAFNTAVSFVSNTNWQGYTPESTMSYLTQMLGLAVQNFFSAATGIAVAFALARGFAARSSDGRGLVGNFWVDITRITVWLLVPVSFVLAIFFVGQGVIQNFDGYKTVTTIEATAYQNPKLDAAGQPLKDAAGNPVTEDASTTTQTLAMGPVASQEAIKMLGTNGGGFFNANSAHPYENPTALANFVQMLAIFLIPAALCFAFGRVVGDLRQGWAVLAAMTLIFVAAVLVVIPAEQAGNPLLGALGADQAASALQSGGNMEGKEVRFGIAPSGLFAAITTAASCGAVNAMHDSFTPLGGMVPMVLMQLGEVVFGGVGTGLYSMLIFAILAVFIAGLMIGRTPEYLGKKIEIHEMKLSSIAILVTPILVLAGAALAVIADAGKAGIANPGAHGFSEILYALTSAANNNGSAFAGLSTNTPFYNGLLAVAMWFGRFGVIVPVLAIAGALAAKKRIPVTAGTMPTHGPLFVALLIGTVLLVGLLNYVPALALGPVVEHLVLWK; encoded by the coding sequence GGGCTGGATGCAGGCGGCCGAAGCGCCGCTCTACAGGCTCGCGGGCACCTCGCCCGATCGGTCGATGCACTGGCGCAGCTACGCGATCGCGCTGCTCGCGTTCAACACGCTCGGCGCACTGGCCGTCTATGCGCTGCAGCGCCTGCAGGCCTGGCTGCCGCTCAATCCGGCGGCCATGGCGGCGGTGTCGCCGGACTCGGCCTTCAACACCGCGGTGAGCTTCGTCTCCAACACCAACTGGCAGGGCTATACGCCCGAATCGACGATGAGCTATTTGACGCAGATGCTCGGGCTCGCGGTGCAGAACTTCTTTTCCGCCGCGACCGGCATCGCGGTCGCGTTCGCGCTGGCACGCGGCTTTGCGGCACGCAGCTCCGACGGCCGGGGCCTGGTCGGCAACTTCTGGGTCGACATCACGCGCATCACGGTCTGGCTGCTGGTGCCGGTCTCCTTCGTGCTGGCGATCTTCTTCGTCGGCCAGGGCGTGATCCAGAACTTCGATGGCTACAAGACCGTGACCACCATCGAAGCCACGGCCTACCAGAATCCCAAGTTGGACGCCGCAGGCCAGCCGCTCAAGGACGCCGCGGGCAATCCGGTGACGGAAGACGCGAGCACCACGACGCAGACGCTCGCGATGGGCCCGGTGGCTTCGCAGGAGGCCATCAAGATGCTCGGCACCAACGGCGGCGGCTTCTTCAATGCCAATTCGGCGCACCCGTACGAGAACCCGACCGCGCTCGCCAACTTCGTGCAGATGCTGGCGATCTTCCTGATCCCGGCCGCGCTGTGCTTCGCGTTCGGCCGCGTGGTCGGCGACCTGCGCCAGGGCTGGGCGGTGCTGGCCGCGATGACGCTGATCTTCGTCGCCGCGGTCCTCGTGGTCATTCCGGCGGAGCAGGCCGGCAACCCGCTCCTGGGTGCGCTCGGCGCGGACCAGGCGGCGAGCGCGCTGCAATCCGGCGGCAACATGGAAGGCAAGGAAGTGCGCTTCGGCATCGCGCCGTCGGGACTCTTCGCCGCCATCACCACCGCGGCCTCGTGCGGCGCGGTGAACGCGATGCACGACTCGTTCACGCCGCTCGGCGGCATGGTGCCGATGGTGCTGATGCAGCTCGGCGAGGTGGTCTTCGGCGGCGTCGGCACCGGGCTCTACAGCATGCTGATTTTCGCGATCCTCGCGGTGTTCATCGCGGGGCTGATGATCGGCCGCACGCCGGAGTACCTCGGCAAGAAGATCGAGATCCACGAGATGAAGCTGAGCTCGATCGCGATCCTCGTCACGCCGATCCTCGTGCTGGCTGGCGCCGCCCTCGCCGTCATCGCGGACGCGGGCAAGGCGGGCATCGCCAATCCGGGCGCGCATGGCTTCTCCGAGATCCTCTACGCGCTCACCTCGGCCGCCAACAACAACGGCAGCGCCTTTGCCGGCCTCTCGACCAACACGCCCTTCTACAACGGGCTGCTCGCGGTGGCGATGTGGTTCGGCCGCTTCGGCGTGATCGTGCCGGTGCTCGCGATCGCGGGCGCGCTGGCGGCCAAGAAGCGCATCCCCGTCACCGCGGGGACCATGCCCACGCACGGGCCGCTGTTCGTGGCGCTGCTGATCGGCACCGTGCTGCTGGTGGGCCTTCTGAACTACGTGCCCGCGCTGGCACTCGGGCCGGTCGTCGAGCACCTCGTGCTCTGGAAGTGA